A stretch of Lactiplantibacillus brownii DNA encodes these proteins:
- the tpiA gene encoding triose-phosphate isomerase, with translation MRTPIIAGNWKMNKTASEALAFVNAVKDQLPDPNKVESVVAAPALFLQEMVEAAKGTDLKIAAENAYFEDAGAFTGETSPAALADLGVDYVIIGHSERRGYFHETDEDINKKAHAIFKNNMLPIICCGESLEQREAGQAESWVSGQIKAALKGLSADQVSSLVLAYEPIWAIGTGKTASSDQAEEICAVIRKTVADLYSQTVADKVRIQYGGSVKPANVVDLMSKANIDGGLVGGASMQPDSFLELVNYQNN, from the coding sequence GTGCGTACACCTATTATTGCCGGTAACTGGAAAATGAACAAAACCGCTAGCGAAGCTTTAGCTTTCGTTAACGCCGTTAAGGACCAATTACCAGATCCTAACAAAGTTGAATCAGTCGTTGCTGCTCCAGCCCTTTTCTTACAAGAAATGGTCGAAGCTGCTAAGGGAACTGATTTAAAGATTGCTGCTGAAAATGCTTATTTTGAAGATGCTGGGGCCTTTACTGGTGAAACTTCACCAGCTGCTTTAGCTGACTTAGGCGTTGACTATGTCATCATCGGCCATTCAGAACGTCGTGGCTATTTCCACGAAACTGATGAAGATATCAACAAGAAAGCTCATGCTATCTTCAAAAATAACATGTTACCAATCATCTGCTGTGGTGAAAGTTTGGAACAACGTGAAGCCGGCCAAGCCGAATCATGGGTTTCAGGCCAAATCAAAGCTGCTTTGAAGGGCTTGTCAGCTGACCAAGTTAGTTCATTAGTTCTTGCTTATGAACCAATCTGGGCTATCGGTACTGGTAAGACGGCTTCAAGTGACCAAGCTGAAGAAATCTGTGCCGTTATTCGTAAGACGGTTGCTGATCTTTATTCACAAACGGTTGCCGACAAAGTTCGCATTCAATACGGTGGCAGTGTTAAACCTGCTAACGTGGTTGACTTGATGAGCAAAGCCAACATCGATGGTGGTTTAGTCGGTGGTGCTTCAATGCAACCAGATTCATTCTTGGAATTAGTTAACTACCAAAATAA